A part of Thermocrinis jamiesonii genomic DNA contains:
- the rplJ gene encoding 50S ribosomal protein L10, whose amino-acid sequence MRRAWALKAKLVDGYKDRINRSNLVIFFNYSGIDAFPLTKLRAELKSMNAELLVGKNTLFYRAFMDTAVADHREVLVGPTALVFAYGDPVVVAKKIFEVSKELNAENPIASIKGGFMSGRFLKPQEVQALAELPPIDVLISKLIGTLQAPLINLILALKSVPQKLVLTLKAIEEKKSQ is encoded by the coding sequence ATGAGAAGGGCTTGGGCGTTGAAGGCAAAACTGGTGGATGGATATAAAGATAGAATAAACAGGTCTAATCTGGTGATATTTTTTAATTACTCGGGTATAGATGCTTTTCCTCTTACCAAGCTTAGGGCTGAGCTTAAGAGTATGAACGCAGAGCTTTTGGTGGGGAAAAACACGCTGTTTTACAGAGCTTTTATGGATACTGCGGTCGCAGATCACAGAGAAGTGCTGGTGGGTCCTACCGCTTTGGTCTTTGCCTACGGCGATCCGGTGGTTGTTGCAAAAAAGATCTTTGAAGTTTCAAAGGAATTAAACGCAGAAAACCCTATAGCAAGCATAAAGGGTGGTTTTATGTCGGGTAGGTTCTTAAAACCTCAGGAAGTTCAAGCCCTTGCAGAATTGCCTCCAATTGACGTGCTTATATCCAAGCTTATAGGCACACTGCAGGCACCTTTGATTAATCTTATACTGGCGCTCAAAAGTGTGCCACAAAAGTTAGTTCTTACTTTAAAAGCCATAGAAGAGAAAAAATCCCAATAA
- the rplL gene encoding 50S ribosomal protein L7/L12, translated as MPAITIEEIVEAIGNMTVLEVAELVKRLEEKFGVSAAAMVAAAPVAAGAATAPAPAAEEKTEFTVILKSAGANKINVIKVIREITGLGLKEAKDLVDGAPKPVKEGISKEEAEQIAKKLQEAGAEVEIK; from the coding sequence ATGCCAGCTATTACCATTGAAGAGATAGTAGAAGCCATAGGTAACATGACAGTTTTGGAAGTTGCCGAATTGGTTAAAAGGCTTGAAGAGAAGTTTGGTGTCTCTGCAGCTGCTATGGTAGCAGCTGCGCCTGTAGCGGCGGGAGCCGCAACTGCTCCAGCTCCGGCAGCAGAAGAGAAAACGGAATTTACAGTAATACTCAAAAGCGCCGGCGCTAATAAAATAAACGTGATAAAAGTTATAAGGGAAATAACAGGTTTGGGTCTTAAGGAAGCAAAGGATTTGGTGGACGGTGCTCCCAAACCTGTAAAAGAAGGAATCTCAAAGGAGGAAGCGGAACAAATAGCCAAAAAACTTCAAGAAGCAGGGGCAGAAGTAGAGATAAAGTGA